Below is a window of Pseudomonadota bacterium DNA.
TCATCTGTTCTTGTGGCTAAAAAGCCGTTTTCTTCTTGGCAGATAAGGGCTGAAACCCCTGAGTCGGGGCTGGCAATTACCGGAATGCCGCAGCTCATGGCCTCGAGAATGCTCATGCCGAATGCCTCGGAAAGGGAAGGGAGCACAACAACATCGGCAAGGGCATAATATTTTCTTACGTCATCACAAAGTCCTTTGAAAAATACTCGATCCTCGACATTATGCTTCTCGGCAAGTTTTCGGTAATGGGCATGTTTTTCCCCCTTGCCGAGGACGATGAGTTTCATGTTCTTCCCCAGAGCGGGAATCAGGCGATCCAGGCCCTTTCTTTTGAATTCTGAACCGACAAAAAGCACCGCCAGTTCATTATCGGCAATATGTTCTTCCTGGCGGCGAAGCGCTCTATGCTGGCTGCACCAGTCAGGGTTGAAAAAATTGGTGTCGACTCCGGGAGTAATGACCCGGACATTATTCTGTCGATGATAGTTGCTGCTGATATCATCTTGGATGACCTTGGACACTGCGGCAAGCCAGGGTGTTTGCATTTGCTTTTTCTCAATCCAGAGATAGAGCCAGCTTCTCGGGCTTAAGTAAAGCTGGTCGATTTTCCGGAGGCCGCAATATTGATTTAATCCTGAAGCG
It encodes the following:
- a CDS encoding glycosyltransferase family 4 protein, with the protein product MPTLNLAILVRNFISTGGSERYAYEVTKRLVRKGHKVTVFCWQAEAALVENINIIKVPGPYGFSGVTRLFSYIRQVSKLLDNHNFDVIHSHERGYIQDLLTVHCFSYASGLNQYCGLRKIDQLYLSPRSWLYLWIEKKQMQTPWLAAVSKVIQDDISSNYHRQNNVRVITPGVDTNFFNPDWCSQHRALRRQEEHIADNELAVLFVGSEFKRKGLDRLIPALGKNMKLIVLGKGEKHAHYRKLAEKHNVEDRVFFKGLCDDVRKYYALADVVVLPSLSEAFGMSILEAMSCGIPVIASPDSGVSALICQEENGFLATRTDDISNLLKRLGDPELRKQVGIQARKTAENYTWDSIADSYEKLYEEIVTAKAKRL